A region from the Triticum aestivum cultivar Chinese Spring chromosome 3D, IWGSC CS RefSeq v2.1, whole genome shotgun sequence genome encodes:
- the LOC123079632 gene encoding internal alternative NAD(P)H-ubiquinone oxidoreductase A1, mitochondrial, whose translation MAASSLLRSLSRVSRRACAPAFYGRGPFSPLSTAAAAAAADAGDAAVLRRGLAGLGPTAKGEKPRVVVLGTGWAGSRLMKDLDTTGYDVVCVSPRNHMVFTPLLASTCVGTLEFRSVAEPLARIQPAVSRSPGSYFLLARCTAVDPDAHTIDCETVTEGEKDTLKPWKFKVSYDKLVFGCGAEASTFGIRGVTEHATFLREVHDAQEIRRKLLLNLMLSDVPGISEGEKRRLLHCVVVGGGPTGVEFSGELSDFIIRDVKERYSHVKDYVHVTLIEANEILSSFDVRLRQYAINQLVKSGVRLVRGIVKDVQPDKLILDNGEEVPYGLLVWSTGVGASSFVKSLPFPKSHGGRIGVDEWLRVPSVPDVFAVGDCCGFLESTGKEVLPALAQVAERQGLYLARLLNRVMKSGGGHANSQVEVDLGPKFVYKHLGSMATVGRYKALVDLRQSKDSKGISIAGFASWFIWRSAYLTRVVSWRNRLYVAINWLTTMIFGRDISRI comes from the exons ATGGCCGCGTCCTCCCTGCTCCGCTCGCTCTCCCGCGTCTCGCGCCGCGCCTGCGCGCCCGCGTTCTACGGCCGCGGCCCGTTCTCGCCGCTCTCCACCgccgcggcggctgcggcggcggacgcGGGGGATGCTGCTGTGCTGCGGAGGGGGCTGGCGGGGCTGGGGCCGACGGCCAAGGGGGAGAAGCCGCGGGTGGTGGTGCTCGGGACGGGGTGGGCGGGGTCGCGCCTCATGAAGGACCTCGACACCACCGGCTACGACGTCGTCTGCGTCTCCCCGCGCAACCACATGGTCTTCACGCCGCTGCTCGCCTCCACCTGCGTCGGCACGCTCGAGTTCCGCTCCGTCGCCGagccgctcgcgcgcatccagCCCGCCGTCTCCCGCTCCCCCGGCTCCTACTTCCTCCTCGCCCGCTGCACCGCCGTCGACCCCGACGCGCACACG ATTGATTGTGAGACAGTTACTGAGGGTGAGAAAGATACCTTGAAGCCGTGGAAATTCAAGGTTTCGTATGACAAGTTGGTCTTTGGATGTGGAGCTGAGGCATCGACTTTCGGTATACGTGGTGTTACTGAACATGCAACCTTTCTTCGGGAAGTTCACGATGCTCAAGAGATCCGCAGGAAGCTCCTTCTGAATCTGATGCTGTCTGATGTACCCG GCATATCAGAGGGTGAGAAGCGCAGGCTATTGCACTGTGTTGTTGTTGGAGGTGGTCCAACAGGGGTTGAATTTAGCGGGGAACTTAGTGATTTCATCATCAGAGATGTGAAAGAACGTTACTCACATGTGAAAGATTATGTCCATGTGACCCTGATTGAG GCAAATGAGATATTGTCATCCTTTGATGTTCGCCTCAGGCAGTATGCTATAAACCAACTAGTTAAG TCAGGTGTTAGACTTGTACGAGGAATCGTGAAGGATGTACAACCTGACAAACTAATCCTGGACAATGGAGAGGAGGTTCCTTATGGTTTGCTGGTATGGTCTACTGGAGTTGGTGCTTCATCATTCGTCAAGTCATTGCCATTTCCTAAGTCCCACGGAGGAAG GATCGGTGTAGATGAGTGGTTACGTGTTCCTTCTGTCCCAGATGTATTCGCTGTTGGTGATTGCTGTGGATTCCTTGAAAGCACTGGCAAGGAAGTTCTCCCAGCCTTAGCTCAG GTTGCCGAGCGGCAAGGCTTGTACCTCGCTCGCCTGCTCAACCGTGTGATGAAATCTGGAGGAGGGCACGCAAACTCCCAGGTCGAAGTCGATCTAGGTCCAAAGTTTGTGTATAAGCATCTAGGGAGTATGGCAACCGTTGGAAGGTACAAAGCTCTGGTAGACCTGAGGCAAAGCAAG GACTCGAAGGGCATATCCATCGCAGGATTTGCAAGCTGGTTCATCTGGCGCTCAGCGTACCTGACTCGTGTTGTCAGCTGGAGAAATAGGCTCTATGTGGCTATCAACTGGCTGACCACGATGATATTCGGCCGTGACATAAGCCGTATCTAG
- the LOC123079631 gene encoding uncharacterized protein: MDADEAAGSSRRMDLNLYLGLPRAPRSRRSDLGSDLALSTPMPSSPSSSAASVDAPPPPEPPHAPYSPSRAGLSPPPPEVYSSYHPEDAHLPYAPPLPPVIHELPDDIGFGFHPPPSLVRASEFLWEDRPSSSTASSSFLPDAATRYRQLLEQTGSRWLRSRPTGRFRSDLPPLSSEAQPLGHHDAAVPVPHHETTIDVVGDDKVTGNGVEVGASEESEERGKSVATFECNICFEMAGEPVVTSCGHLFCWPCLYQWLNVYSNHKECPVCKGEVTEANITPIYGRGNSCSDAEKAADEGKQPGLTIPPRPHGNRLESFRQQFQHLRPMSRRLGDAHGILSSWRRLLDQQIMSSVSRFEGPSEPAVHETGDIAPHTGRLSRLTTRMRARRLLSEVDNSPDAGFVAPDSGLPGNSAPDAPRDASGPVLPEGFDLLQRLTLIGIANTERLATAMSDLRRIATPGQHGASASYLRRLATPGQYGGSASSSNPLNPEATVDGTHVGAAPSTDQASNSSTIAVIQGDAGVSETVGEPSNAGSSRTLRRRGRSSALASLDVDGAPPQRNKRRRM, encoded by the coding sequence ATGGACGCCGATGAGGCTGCGGGAAGTAGCAGGAGGATGGATCTGAACCTGTACCTCGGCCTCCCCCGCGCCCCGCGGTCCCGCCGCTCCGACCTCGGCTCCGACCTCGCGCTCAGCACCCcgatgccctcctcgccctcctcctccgccgcctccgtcGACGCCCCTCCGCCTCCGGAGCCCCCGCACGCCCCCTACTCCCCGTCTCGCGCCGGCCTTTCTCCCCCGCCGCCGGAGGTGTACTCCTCGTACCATCCCGAGGACGCGCACCTACCGTACGCGCCGCCTCTGCCGCCGGTCATCCATGAGCTCCCCGACGACATCGGGTTCGGCTTCCACCCCCCGCCATCGCTGGTGCGAGCCAGCGAGTTTCTCTGGGAGGACCGCCCGTCTTCatcgacggcctcctcctcctttctcccTGACGCCGCAACAAGGTACAGGCAGCTGCTTGAGCAGACAGGAAGCCGGTGGCTCCGCTCTAGGCCCACCGGGCGGTTTAGATCGGACCTTCCACCGCTCAGCTCCGAGGCTCAACCCCTGGGGCATCATGATGCAGCAGTGCCGGTGCCACATCATGAGACGACAATTGATGTCGTTGGAGATGATAAGGTAACCGGCAATGGAGTGGAAGTAGGTGCCTCAGAGGAGTCGGAGGAGCGGGGCAAGAGCGTCGCCACATTTGAGTGCAACATATGCTTTGAGATGGCCGGAGAGCCGGTGGTCACTTCTTGTGGCCATCTCTTCTGCTGGCCTTGCTTATACCAATGGCTTAATGTTTACTCCAACCACAAGGAATGCCCAGTCTGCAAGGGCGAGGTGACGGAGGCGAATATCACTCCTATCTATGGTAGAGGGAATTCTTGTTCAGATGCAGAGAAGGCTGCGGATGAAGGCAAGCAGCCAGGTCTTACAATCCCACCAAGGCCACATGGGAATCGTCTTGAAAGTTTCCGGCAGCAGTTCCAGCACTTACGTCCAATGTCAAGAAGGCTTGGCGACGCACATGGGATACTGTCATCGTGGAGGCGCCTTCTTGATCAACAGATCATGAGCAGTGTGAGTAGATTCGAAGGCCCGTCTGAACCAGCTGTGCATGAAACAGGTGACATTGCTCCACACACTGGCCGCCTAAGTAGATTGACCACAAGGATGAGAGCAAGACGGTTGCTGAGCGAGGTAGATAACTCTCCTGATGCTGGTTTTGTTGCCCCTGATAGTGGTCTACCTGGAAATAGTGCGCCAGATGCACCTAGAGATGCTTCAGGCCCGGTTTTACCAGAAGGATTTGATTTGTTGCAACGGCTTACTCTTATTGGCATTGCAAATACAGAAAGATTGGCAACTGCCATGAGTGACCTTAGAAGGATAGCTACACCTGGCCAACACGGAGCATCTGCTTCATACCTTAGAAGGTTAGCTACACCTGGCCAATACGGAGGATCTGCTTCATCGTCGAACCCTTTGAATCCCGAGGCAACAGTTGACGGAACCCATGTTGGTGCAGCGCCTTCTACAGACCAAGCATCAAACTCGAGCACCATTGCAGTGATACAGGGGGATGCAGGTGTTTCTGAGACGGTGGGAGAGCCTAGCAACGCAGGTTCTTCGAGAACcctgaggaggagggggaggagcagtgCGTTGGCTTCTTTAGATGTGGATGGTGCCCCCCCACAGCGCAACAAGAGGCGGAGGATGTAG
- the LOC123079633 gene encoding acidic endochitinase-like, translating into MAIPAKASSSFSVACLLAAIFLLSSAPRSHGGSIAIYWGQNGNEGTLAETCSTGNYAFVNIAFLCSFGSAQETPQLNLAGHCDPYSNACTNLTADINLCQSKGVKVMLSIGGGAGGYTLNSEQDAADLAKYIWDSFLGGSSPKRPLGAAVLDGVDFDIEGGNPDYYGALAAHLKAYGGKGKGGSKEVYLSAAPQCPFPDQWVGKALQTGLFDYVWVQFYNNPPCQYVQGDTANLMDSWKQWTSGVHAKYIFLGLPAAPAAAGSGFIPAGSLESQVLPALKGSSKYGGVMLWSKFYDDQDGYSSAIKNAV; encoded by the coding sequence ATGGCCATCCCGGCTAAAGCCAGCAGCTCCTTCTCCGTCGCCTGCCTCTTGGccgccatcttcctcctctcctcagCCCCACGGAGCCACGGCGGCAGCATCGCCATCTACTGGGGCCAGAACGGCAACGAGGGCACCCTGGCCGAGACCTGCAGCACGGGCAACTACGCCTTCGTCAACATCGCTTTCCTCTGCAGCTTCGGGTCGGCCCAGGAGACCCCGCAGCTCAACCTGGCGGGCCACTGCGACCCCTACTCCAACGCCTGCACCAACCTCACCGCCGACATCAACCTCTGCCAGTCCAAGGGCGTCAAGGTGATGCTCTCcatcggcggcggcgccggcgggtaCACGCTCAACTCCGAGCAGGACGCCGCCGACCTCGCGAAGTACATCTGGGACAGCTTCCTCGGCGGGAGCTCGCCCAAGCGGCCGCTCGGCGCCGCCGTGCTCGACGGCGTCGACTTCGACATCGAGGGAGGGAACCCGGACTACTACGGCGCGCTGGCGGCGCACCTCAAGGCCTACGGCGGCAAGGGCAAGGGGGGCAGCAAGGAGGTGTACCTGTCGGCGGCGCCGCAGTGCCCGTTCCCGGACCAGTGGGTCGGCAAGGCGCTCCAGACCGGCCTCTTCGACTACGTGTGGGTGCAGTTCTACAACAACCCGCCGTGCCAGTACGTGCAGGGGGACACGGCCAACCTCATGGACTCGTGGAAGCAGTGGACGTCGGGGGTCCACGCCAAGTACATCTTCCTCGGGCtgccggcggcgccggcggcggccgggagCGGGTTCATACCGGCGGGGAGCCTGGAGTCGCAGGTGCTCCCGGCGCTCAAGGGCTCCAGCAAGTACGGAGGGGTGATGCTGTGGTCCAAGTTCTACGACGACCAGGACGGCTACAGCTCCGCCATCAAGAACGCCGTCTGA
- the LOC123079629 gene encoding probable metal-nicotianamine transporter YSL18, whose protein sequence is MEPIGDPREGPSTERAFEEQTIPPWTEQVTPRAVVASLVLGAAFSGVMMNLVFTSGIVPTLNITAGLLGFFLLKAWTRLLDKLGVFYEPFTRHENVVVQTCVVACASMTYSGGFGSYLLAMDHRTAEKINTGEVHGRNVSEPTLPRIMAFYFLISFVGILAIIPMRKTMIIRHRLTFPSGSATAHLINSFHTPYGAMQAKKQVSLMIQSCLGSFFVSIFQWFYSGGPHCGMTFFPSFGLAAFNRGFYLNLNGTYVGVGMISPYLINISMLVGAIVSWGFMWPYIETKEGSWYAADLQEGSLRGINGYKVFGAIGMILGDGIFQLVVIMVRTLQTMRHHQLEAAEALRSFSDANAVPRNVLSFDDRRRTQVFLREHVPGTLAMGGYAALALLSTVAIPHLYGQVRHYHVATAYVFAPLLAFCNAYGTGVAETNFAAQYSKLVILLFASWIGYGNGGVVGSLVICGVVSSVVSTASDFMSDFKTGYLTLTSPRALFVSQVIGTGIGCVVNPAVFTVFHHFYEEAGNKIYQVPLAKIYRAIAVVGVGDLDLPRHCLSMSVGFFVLALAVCALREAAVHYKWRARNFIPSVTGMAMSFLLVPAVAIDMCVGSLVLYLWTRSDRDGAQAFGPVLASGLICGDGLFSIPYALLARYGVTPPICIRFVAREQNDKLDAYLATVLEKSR, encoded by the exons ATGGAGCCGATCGGCGACCCGCGGGAGGGGCCGTCGACGGAGCGCGCGTTCGAGGAGCAGACCATCCCGCCATGGACGGAGCAGGTGACGCCGCGCGCCGTGGTGGCGAGCCTGGTCCTGGGCGCGGCCTTCAGCGGCGTCATGATGAACCTGGTGTTCACGTCGGGGATCGTCCCCACGCTGAACATCACCGCCGGCCTGCTGGGGTTCTTCCTCCTCAAGGCGTGGACGCGCCTGCTCGACAAGCTCGGCGTGTTCTACGAGCCCTTCACCCGCCACGAGAACGTCGTCGTCCAGACCTGCGTCGTCGCCTGCGCCAGCATGACCTACAGCG GAGGGTTCGGGTCGTACCTGCTCGCCATGGACCATAGGACGGCGGAGAAGATCAACACCGGCGAGGTCCACGGCAGAAACGTCAGCGAGCCGACGCTACCCCGGATTATGGCCTTCTACTTTCTCATCAGCTTCGTCGGAATTCTCGCCATTATCCCCATGAGGAAG ACGATGATCATCCGCCACCGGCTGACGTTCCCGAGCGGCTCAGCTACGGCTCACCTCATCAACAGCTTCCACACCCCTTACGGAGCCATGCAAGCAAA GAAGCAAGTGTCTCTGATGATCCAGTCGTGCCTGGGAAGCTTTTTCGTGTCCATCTTCCAATGGTTTTACTCCGGCGGACCGCATTGTGGCATGACCTTCTTCCCTTCATTTGGGCTTGCCGCCTTCAATCGCGG CTTCTACCTCAATTTGAACGGAACATACGTCGGCGTCGGGATGATCAGCCCTTACCTGATAAACATCTCGATGCTGGTCGGGGCCATCGTCTCCTGGGGATTCATGTGGCCCTACATCGAAACCAAAGAGGGGAGCTGGTACGCCGCCGATCTCCAGGAAGGCAGCTTGCGTGGCATCAACGGCTACAAG GTGTTTGGCGCCATAGGCATGATCCTGGGCGACGGCATCTTCCAGCTGGTGGTGATCATGGTGAGGACCCTGCAGACGATGCGGCACCACCagctggaggcggcggaggcgctgcGGTCCTTCTCCGACGCCAACGCGGTGCCGCGCAACGTGCTCAGCTTCGACGACCGGCGCCGGACGCAGGTGTTCCTCCGGGAGCACGTCCCGGGCACCCTCGCCATGGGCGGCTACGCGGCCCTGGCGCTGCTGTCCACCGTCGCCATCCCGCACCTCTACGGCCAGGTGCGGCACTACCACGTGGCGACGGCGTACGTGTTCGCGCCGCTGCTGGCCTTCTGCAACGCCTACGGCACGGGCGTGGCCGAGACCAACTTCGCGGCGCAGTACAGCAAGCTGGTGATCCTGCTGTTCGCGTCGTGGATCGGGTACGGCAACGGCGGGGTGGTGGGGAGCCTCGTCATCTGCGGCGTCGTCTCGTCCGTCGTCTCCACCGCCTCCGACTTCATGTCGGACTTCAAGACCGGGTACCTGACGCTCACCTCGCCGCGCGCGCTCTTCGTGAGCCAGGTCATCGGGACCGGCATCGGCTGCGTCGTCAACCCGGCCGTGTTCACCGTGTTCCACCACTTCTACGAGGAGGCCGGGAACAAGATCTACCAGGTGCCGCTGGCCAAGATCTACCGGGCCATCGCCGTGGTCGGCGTCGGCGACCTGGACCTGCCCCGGCACTGCCTGAGCATGAGCGTGGGCTTCTTCGTGCTGGCGCTGGCGGTGTGCGCGCTGCGGGAAGCGGCGGTGCACTACAAGTGGCGCGCAAGGAACTTCATCCCGAGCGTCACCGGCATGGCCATGTCGTTCCTGCTGGTGCCGGCGGTGGCCATCGACATGTGCGTCGGCAGCCTGGTGCTCTACCTGTGGACCAGGTCGGACAGGGACGGCGCGCAGGCGTTCGGGCCGGTGCTCGCGTCCGGGCTCATCTGCGGCGACGGGCTCTTCTCCATCCCCTACGCGCTGCTCGCCAGGTACGGCGTCACGCCGCCCATCTGCATCAGGTTCGTCGCCAGGGAGCAGAACGACAAGCTGGACGCCTACCTGGCCACTGTACTTGAGAAGTCCCGATGA
- the LOC123079630 gene encoding UPF0051 protein slr0074 — MAASASASTSLFGPCALTARLGAGRPSGGPRRRVDARGRGRLSVVAVQTGPQKPSPSPSPSSPAADEAEALQNLLKREYKYGFVSDFESFSIPKGLSEATVRRISELKAEPAWMLDFRLAAYRRFLTMAEPTWSDNVYSPVDLQSLCFYSAPKTKPKLNSLDEVDPELLKTFDRLGIPLGEQKRLSNVAVDAVIDSTSIATTHREALMAKGVIFCSISEAIREYPDLIKRYIGSIVPPGDNYYAALNSAVFSDGSFCYVPKDTVCPMEISTYFRINDKETGQFERTLIVADERSTVSYLEGCTAPAYDSNQLHAAVVELVCEEGAEIKYSTVQNWYAGDEEGKGGIYNFVTKRGRCKGRGSKISWTQVETGSAITWKYPSVELVGDDTVGEFYSVALTKDYQQADTGTKMIHKGKNSRSRIISKGISAGKSRNCYRGLVQMNSGAENAYNSSQCDSLLIGDNAAANTYPTIQVGCTSGRVEHEASTSKIGEDQLFYFQQRGIDHEKAVAAMIGGFCRAVFEHLPYEFAQEVDALMNLKLEGSVG, encoded by the exons ATGgcggcctccgcctccgcctccacgtCCCTCTTCGGGCCCTGCGCCCTCACCGCCAGGCTCGGGGCGGGGCGGCCGTCCGGGGGGCCACGCCGGCGCGTCGACGCGCGCGGCCGCGGCCGCCTCTCGGTGGTGGCCGTGCAGACGGGCCCGCagaagccgtcgccgtcgccctcgccctcgtccCCGGCGGCGGACGAGGCCGAGGCGCTGCAGAACCTGCTCAAGCGGGAGTACAAGTACGGCTTCGTCTCCGACTTCGAGTCCTTCTCCATCCCCAAGGGCCTCTCCGAGGCCACCGTCCGCCGCATCTCGGAGCTCAAGGCGGAGCCGGCCTGGATGCTCGACTTCCGCCTCGCCGCCTACCGCCGCTTCCTCACCATGGCGGAGCCCACCTGGAGCGACAACGTCTACTCGCCCGTCGACCTCCAGTCCCTCTGCTTCTACTCCGCGCCCAAGACCAAGCCCAAGCTCAACAGCCTCGACGAGGTCGACCCCGAGCTGCTCAAGACCTTCGACCGCCTCGGGATCCCTCTCGGCGAGCAGAAGCGCCTCTCCAACGTCGCCGTCGACGCCGTCATCGACTCCACCTCCATCGCCACCACCCACCGGGAGGCGCTCATGGCCAAGGGCGTCATATTTTGCTCCATCTCCGAGGCCATCCGTGAGTACCCGGACCTCATCAAGCGCTACATCGGGAGCATCGTGCCGCCCGGTGACAATTACTATGCCGCGCTCAATTCAGCCGTGTTCAGTGACGGATCCTTCTGCTACGTGCCCAAGGATACGGTCTGCCCCATGGAGATATCAACCTACTTCAGAATCAACGACAAGGAGACCGGGCAGTTTGAGAGGACTCTGATTGTGGCTGATGAGAGGAGCACGGTTAGCTATTTAGAAGGTTGTACAGCTCCAGCATATGACTCCAACCAGCTCCACGCCGCGGTGGTGGAGCTTGTGTGCGAAGAAGGGGCCGAGATTAAGTACTCCACCGTGCAGAATTGGTATGCTGGCGATGAGGAGGGCAAAGGGGGCATTTACAATTTTGTGACCAAGAGGGGGCGGTGCAAGGGGCGTGGCTCGAAAATCTCATGGACACAGGTTGAGACAGGGTCAGCAATCACCTGGAAGTACCCAAGTGTGGAGCTTGTTGGGGACGACACTGTTGGAGAGTTCTACTCCGTAGCACTGACCAAGGATTACCAGCAGGCCGATACAGGGACAAAGATGATCCATAAGGGGAAGAATTCACGCAGCCGGATTATATCCAAAGGTATCTCGGCAGGAAAGTCAAGGAATTGCTACCGTGGGCTGGTCCAGATGAATTCAGGTGCAGAGAATGCTTATAATTCTTCGCAGTGTGATTCATTGCTGATTGGGGACAACGCTGCCGCCAACACCTATCCGACCATTCAG GTGGGTTGCACTAGTGGCCGTGTTGAGCATGAGGCAAGCACATCCAAAATTGGCGAGGATCAGCTATTCTACTTTCAGCAAAGAGGGATTGATCATGAAAAGGCCGTTGCAGCCATGATAGGTGGGTTCTGTAGAGCCGTCTTTGAACACCTTCCTTACGAGTTTGCCCAGGAGGTGGATGCACTAATGAACCTGAAGCTGGAGGGATCAGTTGGCTAA